Genomic window (Candidatus Eisenbacteria bacterium):
AGTGTTGAAGTAACGCGACGCAACTCGCCTCGTGCATGACGAAGGCCCCGCGAAGCGATTCGCGGGGCCTTCGTCGATTGCGACTTCGCCCCCGAGCGGGATGGCGAAGAGAGAATGGCTCCTCGGGTAGGATTCGAACCTACAACCCTCCGGTTAACAGCCGGATGCTCTGCCGTTGAGCTACCGAGGAACGACTTCGGGATGGGTCACCGAGTGACCCGGATTTCAAAGCGGGCGCGGAGTCTATCGGGAGCCCGAAACGCAGGTCAAGGCGACGGCGCCCGGGAGGCATTCGGGCCGTGCCAGTCGCCCCTGCGGTATCGGCCGGACCGCGTCACTTCATGAATCGGCCCGCGAGCTCGAGCTCCAGCGCCCGCTGCGCGTAGCCGCGATGGCTCGCGGTCGGCCGGTGCTCGAGGTGCTGGCGCACGACCTCGGGCAGATACACGTTCATCGGCGTCGGCTCGAAGCCCCACTCCTGCTGCAGCCGAGTCGGGTCGGGGACCGATGCCCAGCGTCCCGCATAGGGCGCGAAGTTCGATTCGAGCCCGCTCGCCAGCAGCGCATCCCAGTCCATGGGGACGATCGGTCGCACGGAACCGATCATCCGCATCAAGTTCTCGAGCCACTCGCGGAGCGTGAGCATCTCGGGCTGCGCGAGGTTGTAGACCGCGCGTTCCGGTGGAGCATGATCGGCGAGCCACACTGCAGCCCGCGCAACGTCATCGGCCAACACGTGCCGCACCAGGCGCGTGCCTCCGTCGGGCAGCAGCAGCGGGCCGCCGTCGAGCACGCGCTCGATCCACGCCCACAGTCGCAGCGACGGATCGCCGGTGCCCTGCACGATCGGGATCCTCAGCACGAGCCCGCGCAGCCCGTGGGTGGCCCGCAGGGCGAACACGGCGAGTTCCGCGCGTCGCTTGCCGACCCCGT
Coding sequences:
- a CDS encoding NAD-dependent epimerase/dehydratase family protein; its protein translation is MADSLAVLVMGGGGFMGARTARALGAAGHRVSVLTRGLQPLPDGVAPLVADRLDAESLARALDGRRFDLTVDFLAFDRDDIERLLLLPHAALGRYVMISSGQVYLVAEGSRAPHVEAMADAKLTPEPARDSPDHAEWSYGVGKRRAELAVFALRATHGLRGLVLRIPIVQGTGDPSLRLWAWIERVLDGGPLLLPDGGTRLVRHVLADDVARAAVWLADHAPPERAVYNLAQPEMLTLREWLENLMRMIGSVRPIVPMDWDALLASGLESNFAPYAGRWASVPDPTRLQQEWGFEPTPMNVYLPEVVRQHLEHRPTASHRGYAQRALELELAGRFMK